The following are encoded together in the Pseudomonas xantholysinigenes genome:
- a CDS encoding APC family permease: MTASTSVPAAAQHDNAGFRRVLGLGSLLAVAVGLVVSQGVMVMMLQGVGAAGLGFIVPLALAYLLALSYAFSFSELALLVPRAGSLSSYTEVALGHFPAILATFSGYVVVAMFALSAELLLLDLIVGKVYPGVFPQYSVAFGVLALFTVLNLMGIDIFAKLQSAMAVVMVIVLLILGLAAISEGHAEGVTTTLLQGDWNPMGAGVLALTAMAVWGFVGAEFVCSLVEETRKPERNIPRSMTIGLTVIFATIGLYGLGALFLVPREALSSDALPHYLFATTVFGKTGEVFLVIAAVTATCSTLNTSLAAIPRMLYGMACNGQAFPQFKLLSPRARTPWVAVLFVAAITGLPVLLMGQDAAAINLLLLSAALAWLLAYIIVHLDVIALRRRYPHLPRPFRTPFYPLPQLFGIGGMLYAIWNASPSPEMNLKIFGTAGVVLAVVSLIAVAWIKGVMKKPLFRPEPL, from the coding sequence ATGACTGCAAGTACCTCCGTGCCTGCCGCCGCGCAGCACGACAACGCCGGCTTTCGCCGGGTCCTGGGACTGGGGTCGCTGCTGGCGGTAGCTGTCGGCCTGGTGGTGTCGCAAGGGGTGATGGTGATGATGCTGCAAGGCGTAGGCGCCGCCGGCCTGGGCTTCATCGTACCCTTGGCGCTGGCCTACCTGCTGGCCCTGAGCTACGCCTTTTCATTCTCCGAACTGGCCTTGCTGGTACCGCGCGCCGGCAGCCTGTCCAGCTACACCGAAGTGGCGCTGGGGCATTTCCCGGCGATTCTCGCCACCTTCTCCGGCTACGTGGTGGTAGCCATGTTCGCCCTGTCGGCCGAGCTGCTATTGCTCGACCTGATCGTCGGCAAGGTCTACCCGGGCGTGTTCCCGCAGTACTCGGTGGCCTTCGGCGTGCTCGCCCTGTTCACCGTCCTCAACCTGATGGGCATCGACATCTTCGCCAAGCTGCAAAGCGCCATGGCCGTGGTCATGGTCATCGTGCTGCTGATTCTCGGCCTGGCCGCGATCAGCGAAGGCCATGCCGAAGGGGTCACCACCACACTGCTGCAGGGTGACTGGAACCCGATGGGCGCCGGGGTGCTGGCCCTGACCGCCATGGCCGTGTGGGGCTTCGTCGGCGCCGAGTTCGTCTGCTCGTTGGTGGAGGAAACCCGCAAGCCCGAGCGCAATATCCCACGCTCGATGACCATTGGCCTGACCGTGATCTTCGCCACCATCGGCCTGTACGGGCTGGGCGCGCTGTTCCTGGTCCCGCGCGAAGCCTTGAGCAGCGATGCCCTGCCCCACTACCTGTTCGCCACCACGGTGTTCGGCAAGACCGGCGAGGTGTTCCTGGTGATCGCCGCAGTCACCGCCACCTGCAGCACCCTCAACACCTCGCTGGCGGCCATCCCGCGCATGCTCTACGGCATGGCCTGCAACGGCCAGGCATTTCCGCAGTTCAAGCTGCTCAGCCCGCGTGCGCGTACACCTTGGGTGGCGGTGCTGTTCGTAGCGGCAATCACTGGCTTGCCGGTGTTGCTGATGGGCCAGGACGCGGCGGCGATCAACCTGCTGCTGTTGTCCGCTGCACTCGCCTGGCTGCTGGCCTACATCATCGTGCACCTGGACGTGATCGCCCTGCGCCGCCGCTACCCGCACCTGCCACGGCCATTTCGCACGCCGTTCTACCCATTGCCGCAACTGTTCGGCATCGGCGGCATGCTCTATGCGATCTGGAACGCCTCGCCCAGCCCGGAAATGAACCTGAAGATCTTTGGTACCGCAGGGGTGGTGCTGGCCGTGGTGTCGCTGATTGCCGTCGCCTGGATCAAAGGGGTGATGAAGAAGCCGTTGTTCAGGCCTGAGCCGCTTTAA
- the argE gene encoding acetylornithine deacetylase: MSEMSSRALLARLVSFATVSRDSNLELIAFIRDYLAGLGVASELFLNEEGTKANLFATIGPADRGGVVLSGHTDVVPVDGQAWTVEPFRLSERDGRLYGRGTADMKGFIASVLAAVPAFLAQPLKMPVHLAFSYDEEVGCLGVRSMLAALAQRAHKPRLCLIGEPTELKPVLGHKGKLAMRCQVHGAACHSAYAPYGVNAIEYAARLIGKLGEIGDDLALAAHHDERFDPPFSTVQTGLIKGGRALNIVPEECEFDFEVRALPGFEAQSVVERLQAYAEAELLPRMRAVHAASTIELQPLSAYPGLATPVDSEVARLVALLSGSDDFGTVAFGTEGGLFDQAGIPTVVCGPGSMDQGHKPDEFVSVEQLQGCDALLRRLVDHLKHE, encoded by the coding sequence ATGAGTGAGATGTCCAGCCGCGCGCTACTGGCGCGCTTGGTCAGCTTTGCCACGGTCAGCCGCGATTCCAACCTGGAACTGATCGCCTTCATCCGCGATTACCTGGCCGGGCTAGGCGTTGCCAGCGAGCTGTTCCTCAACGAAGAGGGCACCAAGGCTAACCTGTTCGCCACCATCGGCCCCGCCGACCGAGGTGGCGTGGTGCTCTCCGGGCACACCGACGTGGTGCCGGTGGATGGCCAGGCCTGGACGGTCGAACCGTTTCGGCTCAGCGAACGTGACGGTCGCCTGTATGGCCGCGGCACCGCCGACATGAAAGGCTTCATCGCCTCGGTGCTGGCAGCGGTGCCGGCTTTTCTTGCCCAGCCGCTGAAGATGCCGGTGCACTTGGCGTTTTCCTATGACGAGGAAGTCGGCTGCCTGGGCGTGCGCTCGATGCTCGCGGCCCTGGCGCAGCGTGCGCACAAGCCGCGGTTGTGCCTGATCGGTGAGCCCACCGAACTGAAGCCGGTGCTCGGCCACAAGGGCAAGCTGGCCATGCGCTGCCAGGTGCACGGCGCGGCCTGCCATTCGGCTTATGCGCCTTATGGCGTCAATGCCATCGAGTATGCCGCGCGACTGATCGGCAAACTGGGCGAAATCGGCGACGACCTGGCGCTTGCGGCGCACCACGATGAGCGCTTCGATCCGCCGTTTTCCACGGTGCAGACCGGGCTGATCAAAGGCGGCAGGGCGCTGAATATCGTGCCCGAGGAATGCGAATTCGACTTCGAAGTGCGCGCCTTGCCGGGCTTCGAGGCACAATCAGTGGTCGAACGGTTGCAGGCCTACGCCGAGGCCGAACTGTTGCCGCGCATGCGTGCTGTCCACGCCGCCAGCACGATTGAGCTGCAGCCGTTGAGCGCCTATCCCGGGCTGGCAACACCGGTCGACAGCGAGGTGGCGCGGCTGGTGGCGCTGCTCAGTGGCTCGGATGATTTCGGTACCGTGGCCTTTGGCACCGAAGGCGGCTTGTTCGACCAGGCTGGCATCCCCACGGTGGTGTGCGGCCCTGGCAGCATGGACCAGGGGCACAAGCCCGATGAGTTCGTCAGTGTCGAGCAGTTGCAGGGCTGCGATGCGCTGTTGCGGCGGTTGGTGGATCATCTCAAGCACGAGTGA
- a CDS encoding DUF1028 domain-containing protein codes for MTFSIIGRCQETGQLGIAISSSSIAVGARCPWVRAGVGAVATQNITLPALGPQILDALEQGQMPPAAALDRVLSANGWSEYRQVTVIDSHGQVALFTGKEALGVHNAVAGEGCVAAGNLLSTRTVIEAMVAAFEQAGGHLADRLLAAMHAAMAAGGEAGPVHSAALKVAGELTWPLVDLRVDWAEHDPIGELDNLWQAYRPQMQDYVTRALNPTAAPSYGVPGDE; via the coding sequence ATGACTTTCTCCATCATCGGCCGCTGCCAGGAAACCGGCCAACTGGGCATCGCCATCAGTTCATCGAGCATCGCCGTCGGCGCCCGCTGCCCCTGGGTGCGCGCCGGGGTTGGCGCGGTGGCCACCCAGAACATCACCCTGCCGGCCCTCGGCCCACAGATCCTCGATGCCCTCGAACAGGGCCAGATGCCACCTGCTGCGGCCCTGGACCGGGTGCTCAGTGCCAATGGCTGGAGCGAGTACCGCCAGGTCACGGTGATCGACAGCCACGGCCAGGTGGCACTGTTCACCGGCAAGGAGGCCTTGGGCGTGCACAACGCCGTGGCGGGTGAAGGCTGCGTGGCGGCCGGCAACCTGCTGTCGACGCGGACGGTGATCGAGGCCATGGTGGCGGCATTCGAACAGGCCGGTGGCCACCTGGCCGACCGCCTGCTGGCGGCGATGCACGCGGCCATGGCCGCCGGTGGCGAGGCGGGCCCGGTGCACTCGGCGGCGTTGAAGGTCGCCGGCGAGCTGACCTGGCCACTAGTGGACCTGCGCGTGGACTGGGCCGAGCACGATCCCATCGGCGAGCTGGACAACCTCTGGCAGGCCTATCGCCCGCAGATGCAGGACTACGTGACCCGCGCCCTGAACCCGACCGCCGCGCCAAGCTATGGAGTGCCGGGCGATGAGTGA
- a CDS encoding flavin-containing monooxygenase, giving the protein MTLNNIEIDTLVVGAGQAGVAMSEHLSKLGVPHLVLERKRIAEAWRSGRWDSLVANGPAWHDRFPGLEFDLDADAFAGKDQVADYFEQYVRKYNLPVRTGVEVKRVVRNADRPGFTIDTNQGVIRANRVVAATGPFQRPVIPAIAPKDEGLHQIHSAAYYNPEQLPEGAVLVVGAGSSGVQIAEELMRAGRQVYLSVGAHDRPPRSYRNRDFCWWLGVLGEWDAEIAKPGREHVTIAVSGARGGHTVDFRTLAHQGMTLVGLTQSFEGGVARFQDNLAENITRGDENYLALLDAADAYVERNGLDLPEEPEARKRLPDPDCVTQPLRELDLAQANVNSIIWATGYGVDFSWLQVDTFDANGKPQHQRGVSKEPGVYFLGLPWLSRRGSSFIWGVWHDAKHVAGHIATQRTYLAYRDREQRAAADQQSSISNVSTFGAH; this is encoded by the coding sequence ATGACACTGAACAATATCGAAATCGACACCCTCGTGGTTGGCGCCGGCCAGGCTGGCGTGGCCATGAGCGAACACTTGAGCAAGCTCGGCGTGCCGCACCTGGTGCTGGAGCGCAAGCGTATCGCCGAAGCCTGGCGCAGTGGACGCTGGGACTCGCTGGTAGCCAACGGCCCGGCCTGGCACGACCGCTTCCCAGGGCTGGAATTCGACCTCGATGCCGACGCGTTCGCCGGCAAGGACCAGGTCGCCGACTACTTCGAGCAGTACGTGCGCAAGTACAACCTGCCGGTGCGCACCGGTGTCGAGGTCAAGCGTGTGGTGCGCAACGCCGATCGCCCGGGCTTCACCATCGATACCAACCAGGGCGTGATCCGCGCCAACCGCGTGGTGGCCGCCACCGGTCCATTCCAGCGCCCGGTGATCCCAGCCATCGCGCCGAAGGACGAGGGCCTGCACCAGATCCACTCCGCCGCCTACTACAACCCAGAGCAACTGCCCGAAGGCGCGGTGCTGGTGGTCGGCGCCGGCTCCTCCGGGGTGCAGATCGCCGAGGAATTGATGCGCGCCGGGCGCCAGGTGTACCTGTCGGTCGGTGCCCATGACCGTCCGCCGCGCAGCTACCGCAACCGCGATTTCTGCTGGTGGCTGGGGGTGCTCGGCGAGTGGGATGCCGAGATCGCCAAGCCAGGCCGCGAGCACGTGACCATCGCCGTGTCGGGCGCCCGTGGCGGGCACACCGTGGACTTTCGCACCCTCGCCCACCAGGGCATGACCCTGGTCGGCCTGACCCAGTCGTTCGAAGGCGGCGTGGCGCGCTTCCAGGACAACCTGGCTGAGAACATCACCCGCGGCGACGAGAACTACCTGGCCTTGCTGGACGCCGCCGATGCCTATGTCGAGCGCAATGGCCTGGACCTGCCCGAAGAACCCGAGGCACGCAAGCGCCTGCCCGATCCGGACTGCGTTACCCAGCCCCTGCGCGAGCTGGACCTGGCCCAGGCCAACGTCAACAGCATCATCTGGGCCACCGGTTATGGCGTCGACTTCAGCTGGCTGCAGGTCGACACCTTCGATGCCAACGGCAAGCCGCAGCACCAGCGCGGCGTGTCGAAGGAGCCGGGCGTGTACTTCCTCGGCCTGCCCTGGCTGTCGCGCCGTGGCTCGTCGTTCATCTGGGGCGTGTGGCATGACGCCAAGCACGTCGCCGGGCATATCGCCACCCAGCGCACCTACCTGGCCTACCGCGACCGCGAACAGCGCGCGGCGGCCGATCAACAATCCTCGATCAGCAATGTCAGCACTTTCGGAGCCCACTGA
- a CDS encoding RidA family protein, producing the protein MPTHTRIRMFNTKATYPNQTLDNDLCQAVRAGNTIYVRGQVGTDFEGRLVGLGDPQAQAEQAMKNVKQLLEEAGSDLSHIVKTTTYITDPRFREPVYREVGKWLKGVFPISTGLVVAGLAQAEWLMEIDVIAVVPEAI; encoded by the coding sequence ATGCCTACCCACACGCGCATCCGCATGTTCAACACCAAGGCCACCTACCCCAACCAGACCCTGGACAACGACCTGTGCCAGGCCGTGCGGGCCGGCAACACCATCTATGTACGCGGCCAGGTCGGCACCGACTTCGAGGGGCGCCTGGTCGGCCTGGGCGACCCGCAGGCGCAGGCTGAACAGGCCATGAAGAACGTCAAGCAATTGCTCGAGGAGGCTGGTTCGGACCTGTCGCATATCGTCAAGACCACCACCTATATCACCGATCCGCGTTTCCGCGAGCCGGTGTACCGGGAGGTTGGCAAATGGCTGAAGGGCGTGTTCCCGATTTCCACCGGGCTGGTGGTCGCGGGCCTGGCGCAGGCCGAGTGGCTGATGGAGATCGACGTGATCGCGGTGGTGCCGGAAGCGATCTGA
- a CDS encoding pirin family protein: protein MKKIQGIHRSPHAHWVGDGFPVRSLFTYDNLARHISPFLLLDYAGPHDFTPTTDRRGVGQHPHRGFETVTIVYQGELEHRDSTGAGGLIGPGDVQWMTAAGGILHEEFHSPAFAKRGGTLEMVQLWVNLPAKDKRAAAGYQTLLASDIPVVTLDDEMGNLRVIAGRYRDQQGPAHTFTDMDVWDLRLKAGASLQLPVAAGRNAALVVLRGNLRVNDQREAGPASLVLLERDGEDVRIEALEDVSVLLLSGEPIDEPIVGYGPFVMNSQAEIAESFDDFQAGRFGQMGGVEHGARH, encoded by the coding sequence ATGAAAAAGATCCAGGGCATCCACCGCAGCCCCCACGCCCACTGGGTGGGCGACGGCTTCCCGGTGCGCAGCCTGTTCACCTATGACAACCTGGCCCGGCACATCAGCCCGTTCCTGCTGCTGGACTATGCCGGCCCCCATGATTTCACACCGACCACGGACCGGCGCGGCGTCGGCCAGCATCCGCATCGCGGCTTCGAGACCGTGACCATCGTCTACCAGGGCGAGCTGGAGCACCGGGACTCCACCGGTGCCGGCGGTTTGATCGGCCCGGGCGATGTGCAATGGATGACCGCCGCGGGCGGTATCCTCCACGAAGAGTTTCATTCGCCGGCTTTCGCCAAGCGTGGCGGTACCTTGGAAATGGTCCAGCTGTGGGTCAACCTGCCGGCCAAGGACAAGCGCGCCGCCGCCGGCTACCAGACATTGCTGGCCAGTGATATTCCAGTGGTGACGCTGGACGACGAGATGGGCAACTTGCGGGTGATCGCCGGGCGTTACCGGGACCAGCAAGGCCCGGCCCATACCTTCACCGACATGGATGTATGGGACCTGCGTCTGAAAGCCGGTGCTTCGCTGCAACTGCCCGTAGCCGCCGGGCGCAATGCCGCGCTGGTGGTACTGCGCGGCAACCTGCGGGTCAATGACCAGCGTGAAGCTGGCCCGGCCAGCCTGGTGCTGTTGGAGCGTGACGGCGAGGATGTGCGGATCGAGGCGCTGGAGGATGTCAGCGTGCTGCTGCTCAGCGGTGAGCCGATCGACGAGCCCATCGTCGGCTACGGCCCGTTCGTGATGAACAGCCAGGCGGAAATTGCCGAGTCGTTCGACGACTTCCAGGCCGGGCGGTTCGGGCAGATGGGCGGTGTCGAGCACGGCGCCCGGCATTGA
- the pgm gene encoding phosphoglucomutase (alpha-D-glucose-1,6-bisphosphate-dependent) has translation MTLSPLAGKPAPASVLVDIPRLLTAYYTGRPDATVAAQRVAFGTSGHRGTSFELSFNEYHVLAITQAICLYRQEKGIDGPLFIGADTHALSAPAAASALEVLAANGVQVMLSQDDEYTPTPAVSHAILCYNRGRQQGLADGIVITPSHNPPQSGGFKYNPPNGGPADSDVTKWIEAKANELLAANLAGVKRMDYKQALAAPTTQRHDYVSSYVADLENVIDFEVIRGANLRLGVDPLGGAGVRYWSAIAERYQLNLEVVNTEVDPTFRFMTVDWDGQIRMDPSSPYAMQGLIGLRERFDVAFACDPDHDRHGIVTADGLLQPNNYLAVAIDYLYRNRPQWRSDAAVGKTVVSSGLIDRVTAALGRDLYEVPVGFKFFAQGLFDGSLGFGGEESAGASFLRKDGSVWATDKDGLIPALLAAEMTARTGRNPSQIYADLTAKLGKPYATRVEAKADARQKALLSKLAPEQVTSTELAGEPIEQILSHAPGNNQAIGGLKVMTANGWFAARPSGTEDIYKIYAESFIDEAHLARLVAEAQVLVDAAIA, from the coding sequence ATGACGCTCAGTCCTTTGGCAGGCAAGCCGGCTCCGGCCAGCGTGCTGGTCGATATCCCCCGCCTGTTGACCGCTTACTACACCGGGCGCCCCGACGCCACGGTAGCGGCCCAGCGCGTGGCCTTCGGCACCTCGGGCCACCGGGGCACCTCGTTCGAGCTGAGCTTCAACGAATACCACGTGCTGGCGATCACCCAGGCCATTTGCCTGTATCGCCAGGAAAAGGGCATCGACGGCCCGCTGTTCATCGGCGCCGACACCCATGCGCTGTCCGCGCCGGCCGCCGCCAGTGCCCTGGAAGTGCTGGCCGCCAACGGCGTGCAGGTGATGCTGAGCCAGGATGACGAGTACACCCCGACCCCGGCGGTGTCCCATGCCATCCTCTGCTACAACCGTGGCCGCCAGCAGGGCCTGGCCGACGGCATCGTCATCACCCCGTCGCACAATCCACCGCAGAGCGGTGGCTTCAAGTACAACCCGCCCAATGGCGGCCCGGCCGACAGCGATGTGACCAAGTGGATCGAGGCCAAGGCCAACGAACTGCTGGCGGCCAATCTGGCCGGCGTCAAGCGCATGGACTACAAGCAGGCGCTGGCGGCACCGACCACCCAGCGTCACGACTATGTCAGCAGCTACGTCGCCGACCTGGAAAACGTCATCGACTTCGAGGTAATTCGCGGCGCCAACCTGCGTCTGGGCGTCGACCCGCTGGGCGGTGCCGGGGTGCGTTACTGGTCGGCCATCGCCGAGCGCTACCAACTCAACCTGGAAGTGGTGAATACCGAAGTAGACCCGACCTTCCGCTTCATGACCGTCGATTGGGACGGCCAGATCCGCATGGACCCGTCCTCGCCTTACGCCATGCAAGGCCTGATCGGCCTGCGCGAGCGCTTCGACGTGGCCTTCGCCTGCGACCCGGACCACGACCGCCACGGCATCGTCACCGCCGATGGCCTGCTGCAGCCGAACAACTACCTGGCCGTGGCGATCGACTACTTGTACCGCAACCGCCCGCAATGGCGCAGCGACGCGGCGGTGGGCAAGACCGTGGTCTCCAGCGGCCTGATCGACCGGGTCACCGCCGCGCTGGGCCGTGACCTGTACGAAGTGCCGGTGGGCTTCAAGTTCTTCGCCCAGGGCCTGTTCGATGGCTCGCTGGGCTTTGGCGGCGAAGAAAGCGCCGGCGCCTCGTTCCTGCGCAAGGACGGCAGCGTCTGGGCCACCGACAAGGACGGCCTGATCCCGGCGCTGCTGGCGGCCGAGATGACCGCACGCACCGGGCGCAACCCGAGCCAGATCTACGCCGACCTTACCGCCAAGCTGGGCAAGCCCTACGCCACCCGTGTCGAAGCCAAGGCCGATGCGCGGCAGAAGGCGCTGCTGAGCAAGCTGGCGCCCGAGCAGGTCACGTCCACCGAACTGGCTGGCGAGCCGATCGAGCAGATCCTCAGCCATGCGCCGGGCAACAACCAGGCCATCGGTGGGTTGAAGGTGATGACTGCCAACGGCTGGTTCGCCGCACGGCCGTCGGGCACCGAGGACATCTACAAGATCTACGCCGAGAGCTTCATCGACGAGGCGCATCTGGCGCGTCTGGTGGCCGAAGCCCAGGTGCTGGTGGATGCGGCGATCGCCTGA
- a CDS encoding ATP-dependent DNA helicase, translating to MTYTVAVRALCEFSAKLGDLDLRFTPSPTAQEGMAGHRRVVARREAGYEAEVTLEGHYQGLRVRGRADGYDPARNCLEEIKTHRGDLARQPANHRQLHWAQAKVYGWLLCQARQLPALDVALVYLDVDSDGQTVIREHYSASALKTFFEAQCQRFLAWAQAQQARTLARDQELQALGFPYPALRQGQRQLAETLYKAVSTGRCLMAQASTGIGKTLGTLFPLLKAVVPQQLDKLYFLTAKTPGRALALDALRQITQASAQPALRSLELIARDKACEFPQNACHGESCPLARGFYDRLPAAREAAARVPLLDRAALREVALAHQVCPYYLGQEMARWVDVLVADYNYYFDAHALLFGLAQANQWRTAVLVDEAHNLVERGRQMYSASLDQGQLLALRQSKPAGLGSALDRLNRQWNALYKAQHAPYQVCEHLPDAFLRALQQCIGLIQERMNQAPAEVEPKVLEFFFQALQFSRIAELFDEHFLFDISPRNGPRGRRLATLCLRNVVPARLLGPRMSAARSVTLFSATLNPQHYYRDLLGMPANTAWLEVAAPFRAEQLQVRIVSDVSTRYQQRQASLAPIVELIVAQFARQPGNYLAFFSSFEYLEQVARLLEAQHPDIPLWRQAPGMDEASREVFLARFVEDGQGIGFAVLGGAFGEGVDLPGTRLIGAFVATLGLPQVNPVNEQFKQRLGRQFGAGFDYAYLYPGVRKVIQAAGRVIRGDQDRGVLLLIDERFAEPRVRQMFPSWWHCA from the coding sequence ATGACCTACACCGTCGCCGTGCGCGCCCTGTGCGAGTTCAGCGCCAAGCTTGGCGACCTGGACCTGCGCTTTACCCCTTCGCCTACCGCCCAGGAAGGCATGGCCGGCCATCGCCGGGTGGTGGCCCGGCGCGAGGCCGGCTATGAGGCTGAAGTGACCCTCGAAGGGCACTACCAGGGTTTGCGCGTGCGCGGCCGTGCCGATGGCTACGACCCGGCACGCAACTGCCTGGAAGAGATCAAGACCCACCGCGGCGACCTGGCCCGGCAGCCGGCCAACCATCGCCAGTTGCACTGGGCCCAGGCCAAGGTCTATGGCTGGCTGCTGTGCCAGGCGCGGCAATTGCCGGCCCTCGATGTGGCGCTGGTGTACCTGGATGTGGACAGCGATGGCCAGACGGTCATCCGCGAGCATTACAGCGCCAGTGCGCTGAAGACGTTTTTCGAAGCGCAGTGCCAGCGCTTCCTGGCCTGGGCGCAAGCCCAGCAGGCGCGCACGCTGGCACGAGACCAGGAGCTTCAGGCGCTGGGCTTTCCCTATCCCGCATTGCGCCAGGGCCAGCGACAGCTGGCCGAGACGCTGTACAAGGCGGTGAGCACCGGTCGCTGCCTGATGGCCCAGGCCAGCACCGGCATCGGCAAGACCCTCGGTACCCTGTTTCCACTACTCAAGGCCGTGGTGCCACAGCAGTTGGACAAGCTCTACTTCCTCACCGCCAAGACGCCGGGTCGGGCCCTGGCGCTCGATGCCTTGCGCCAGATCACCCAGGCCTCGGCGCAACCGGCCTTGCGCAGCCTGGAACTGATCGCCCGCGACAAGGCCTGCGAGTTCCCGCAGAACGCTTGCCATGGCGAGTCATGCCCGTTGGCCCGGGGGTTCTACGATCGGCTGCCGGCGGCCCGCGAAGCAGCGGCCCGTGTGCCATTGCTCGACCGTGCTGCGCTGCGCGAGGTGGCCTTGGCGCATCAGGTCTGCCCGTACTACCTGGGCCAGGAAATGGCGCGCTGGGTCGACGTGCTGGTGGCCGACTACAACTACTACTTCGATGCCCATGCCTTGCTGTTCGGCCTGGCCCAGGCCAACCAGTGGCGCACGGCGGTGCTAGTGGACGAAGCACACAACCTGGTGGAGCGCGGACGACAGATGTACAGCGCCAGCCTCGACCAGGGCCAGCTGCTGGCGTTGCGCCAGAGCAAGCCGGCAGGGCTGGGCAGCGCCCTTGACCGGCTGAACCGGCAGTGGAATGCGTTGTACAAGGCCCAGCATGCGCCGTACCAAGTCTGCGAACACCTGCCGGATGCTTTCCTGCGTGCCCTGCAGCAGTGCATCGGGCTGATCCAGGAGCGCATGAACCAGGCGCCCGCCGAGGTCGAGCCCAAGGTTCTGGAATTCTTCTTTCAAGCCTTGCAGTTCAGCCGCATCGCCGAACTGTTCGACGAACACTTCCTGTTCGATATCAGCCCGCGCAACGGCCCTCGCGGGCGACGCCTGGCCACGCTGTGCCTGCGCAACGTGGTGCCGGCGCGGCTGCTCGGGCCACGGATGAGCGCGGCGCGCAGCGTCACGCTGTTTTCCGCAACGCTCAACCCGCAGCACTATTACCGCGACCTGCTGGGCATGCCGGCCAACACGGCCTGGCTGGAGGTCGCCGCGCCGTTTCGCGCCGAGCAGCTGCAGGTGCGCATCGTCAGCGACGTGTCGACCCGCTACCAGCAGCGCCAGGCGTCGTTGGCACCGATCGTCGAACTGATCGTCGCCCAGTTCGCCCGCCAGCCAGGCAACTACCTGGCCTTCTTCAGCAGCTTCGAGTACCTGGAACAGGTGGCGCGGTTGCTAGAGGCGCAGCACCCGGATATCCCCCTGTGGCGCCAGGCACCGGGGATGGACGAGGCCAGCCGCGAGGTGTTTCTCGCGCGTTTCGTCGAAGATGGCCAGGGCATTGGCTTCGCCGTGCTCGGTGGCGCCTTTGGCGAAGGCGTGGACCTGCCGGGCACGCGGCTGATCGGCGCCTTCGTCGCCACCCTCGGGCTGCCCCAGGTCAACCCGGTCAATGAGCAGTTCAAGCAGCGCCTGGGCCGCCAGTTCGGCGCCGGTTTCGACTATGCCTACCTTTATCCCGGGGTGCGCAAGGTGATCCAGGCGGCCGGCCGGGTGATCCGTGGCGACCAGGACCGCGGCGTGCTGTTGCTGATCGACGAGCGTTTCGCCGAGCCGCGGGTACGGCAGATGTTCCCCAGCTGGTGGCACTGCGCCTGA